A part of Bacteroidota bacterium genomic DNA contains:
- a CDS encoding nucleoid-associated protein, protein MIDFSRAQLTHFIIHYTGNKSLGEELTLSETCFEFKDDFVKDTVLRYFQSPFKTDVYHQFKNKSDFDIKDIKAISEKIFNSRKNFVEQTKHIAEHLYNQSMHPKIKGGEFYVCFFKDVIVDGELCDTIGLFKTENKETYLKVYQHVDNFDMDCDTGININKLDKGCLIFNTEQEKGYKLSIIDNNNKVAECATYWEVDFLNATLKENGYYHTSNFIETCRGFCEEILTEDNNVKKEDQMMMLNKSTAYFKEKDKFNIKEFEKDVMVQPELIKAFKDYRKDFSERLDLNTIDEFDISSTAVKKNQKYMRSVVKLDKNFHIYIHGRHDYVERGYDEAMGLKYYKLYYVNEE, encoded by the coding sequence ATGATAGATTTTTCGAGAGCACAACTCACTCACTTCATTATACATTACACCGGTAACAAAAGCTTAGGTGAAGAATTAACCTTAAGCGAAACCTGCTTTGAGTTTAAAGATGATTTTGTAAAAGATACCGTTCTCAGGTATTTTCAATCACCTTTTAAAACGGATGTCTATCATCAGTTTAAAAACAAAAGCGATTTTGACATTAAAGACATAAAAGCTATCAGTGAAAAAATTTTCAACTCACGTAAAAATTTTGTTGAACAAACCAAACATATAGCTGAGCATTTATACAATCAAAGCATGCACCCAAAAATTAAGGGTGGTGAATTTTACGTTTGCTTCTTTAAGGATGTAATTGTAGACGGTGAATTATGTGACACTATTGGGTTATTTAAAACAGAAAATAAAGAAACTTATCTGAAGGTATATCAGCATGTGGATAATTTTGACATGGATTGCGATACAGGTATTAACATTAATAAGCTGGACAAAGGCTGTTTGATTTTTAATACAGAACAAGAAAAAGGATATAAACTCAGCATCATCGATAATAACAATAAAGTAGCTGAATGTGCTACGTATTGGGAGGTTGATTTCTTAAATGCAACGCTTAAAGAAAACGGCTATTATCACACCAGTAACTTCATTGAAACCTGTCGCGGATTTTGTGAAGAAATCTTAACGGAAGACAATAACGTTAAGAAAGAAGACCAAATGATGATGTTGAATAAAAGCACTGCTTATTTCAAAGAAAAAGACAAATTCAACATTAAAGAATTCGAGAAAGACGTAATGGTACAACCCGAATTAATTAAAGCGTTTAAAGATTACCGTAAAGATTTTAGCGAGCGCTTGGATTTAAACACAATAGATGAGTTTGATATATCTTCTACCGCCGTTAAAAAAAACCAGAAATACATGCGCAGTGTGGTGAAGCTGGATAAAAACTTTCACATTTATATTCATGGGCGACACGATTATGTTGAGCGCGGTTACGATGAAGCGATGGGACTAAAATATTACAAGCTTTACTACGTAAACGAAGAATAA
- a CDS encoding cysteine desulfurase, producing MSKIYLDNAATTKLDEEVFNAMLPFMKEEFGNPSSIHSFGRKTRTAIEGARKSVAKYLNVTPAEIFFTSGGTEADNMAIIEAIETYGIKHAISSKIEHHAVEHTLATLEKEGKVKVSWVNVDTNGNVDLNHLEELLKNNERSLVSLMHANNEIGTLLPIVKVGELCEKYNALFHSDTVQTMGHYKLDLQNVKVHFVTCAAHKFHGPKGVGFLYINHNVKIKPFINGGAQERNMRGGTENVYGIVGLAKAFELANEHMDEHQSHIKGLKAYMKGQLENNIEGMDFNGETGENGLYTVLNCRFPHHPDAEMLLFNLDIAGIAASGGSACSSGSNQGSHVLRGIGIDMSRPSVRFSFSKYNTKEEIDSVVKKLKEMFAVTAKA from the coding sequence ATGAGTAAAATTTATTTAGACAACGCTGCTACCACCAAGTTAGATGAGGAAGTGTTTAACGCCATGTTGCCTTTTATGAAAGAGGAGTTTGGAAATCCTTCTTCTATTCATTCATTTGGACGAAAAACACGCACTGCCATTGAAGGTGCGCGTAAATCAGTTGCTAAATATTTAAATGTTACGCCTGCAGAAATTTTCTTCACATCCGGTGGAACCGAAGCCGATAACATGGCGATTATTGAAGCGATTGAGACATACGGCATAAAACATGCCATCTCCAGTAAAATCGAACACCATGCAGTTGAACACACTTTAGCAACTCTTGAAAAAGAAGGTAAGGTAAAAGTGAGTTGGGTGAATGTAGATACAAATGGAAATGTAGATTTAAATCACCTCGAAGAATTATTGAAAAATAATGAGCGCAGTTTGGTTTCACTGATGCATGCCAATAATGAAATTGGAACTTTACTTCCTATCGTGAAAGTGGGTGAGTTATGCGAAAAATATAACGCCCTTTTTCATAGCGATACGGTTCAAACCATGGGACATTATAAACTGGATTTACAAAATGTAAAAGTTCATTTTGTGACCTGTGCGGCACATAAATTTCACGGACCAAAAGGTGTAGGGTTTCTTTATATTAATCATAATGTGAAAATTAAACCTTTCATTAATGGTGGTGCTCAAGAGCGTAACATGCGCGGTGGAACCGAGAATGTATACGGTATTGTGGGATTAGCCAAAGCCTTTGAATTAGCGAATGAGCACATGGACGAACACCAGAGCCATATAAAAGGCTTAAAAGCCTATATGAAGGGGCAATTGGAAAACAATATAGAAGGCATGGATTTTAACGGTGAAACAGGCGAGAACGGACTTTATACCGTGCTTAACTGTCGTTTTCCTCATCATCCGGATGCTGAAATGTTATTATTTAATTTGGACATTGCAGGTATTGCAGCGAGTGGAGGAAGTGCCTGTAGCAGCGGCAGCAATCAAGGTTCTCATGTGTTGCGTGGTATCGGTATTGATATGAGTCGCCCTTCCGTTCGTTTCAGCTTCAGTAAATACAACACGAAAGAAGAGATTGATAGTGTGGTGAAGAAGTTAAAAGAGATGTTTGCCGTAACAGCGAAAGCTTAA
- a CDS encoding carboxy terminal-processing peptidase — MKRYAILIAGVLLLSSFTIYKFTFSRYQVLMGILLEGLSQMHYSPTKIDDAFSEKVYTLYMKRIDYNKKFLLQGDVDQLAKYRRELDNQINEGDFTFYKLSVELINKRIKEKESWYKEILAKPLNYNAEDVYETNGEKAKYASSPEDLKKEWEKMIKYQVISRIDDVLNRQEKAKEKNDTTVKIRIWDSIEVDARRKTLKANEAWFKRLYKITDKDRFANYLSTITNIYDPHTEYFAPKEKKSFDETMSGQFEGIGARLQPKEDGIIKVSEIIFNSPSYKQGELKAGDEIHKVAQGAGEPVDVTTMDMDEAILLIKGKKGTEVRLTVKKPDGSFKVIPIIRDVIPIEETYAKSVLLNNSGKKMGYVYLPTFYTDFTRTGARKCATDMRKEIEKLKTQGIEGLIVDLRDNGGGSLQEVVEMAGLFIPKGPVVQVKGKNNMTNIMEDYNSDVTWGGPLTIMVNHNSASASEILAAAMQDYKRAVIVGTPTFGKGTVQSFLNLDQFILPQFDTIKPIGEVKITMQKFYRINGGATQLKGVTPDVILPDPYEFIETGEKEMDYPMVWDEIEPANYLAFNNIDIAKVKKASEERIKKSAAFKLIETEAKEFKDKRDDSKYNLALEKYRAEQKLWREQNKKYEDLRKDIKDFTADLLEQDKTKLSADTARLGRESRWAKNVAKDVYIHEASNILSGLK, encoded by the coding sequence ATGAAACGTTACGCTATTTTGATTGCAGGGGTATTGCTCCTGTCTTCATTTACTATATATAAATTCACTTTCTCCCGTTATCAGGTTTTAATGGGAATCTTATTGGAAGGTCTCTCTCAGATGCATTACAGTCCAACCAAGATTGATGACGCTTTCAGTGAAAAGGTATACACTTTGTATATGAAACGCATTGATTACAACAAGAAGTTTTTATTGCAAGGTGATGTGGATCAATTAGCAAAATACCGTCGTGAATTAGACAATCAAATCAACGAGGGTGATTTTACATTTTACAAACTCTCTGTAGAGCTTATCAATAAGCGTATCAAAGAAAAGGAAAGTTGGTATAAAGAAATTCTGGCTAAGCCATTAAATTATAACGCGGAGGATGTGTATGAAACCAATGGCGAGAAAGCTAAATATGCTTCTTCACCCGAAGATTTAAAGAAGGAGTGGGAGAAGATGATTAAGTATCAGGTTATCTCTCGTATTGATGATGTTTTAAATCGTCAGGAGAAAGCGAAAGAAAAAAATGACACCACCGTAAAAATCAGAATTTGGGATAGCATTGAGGTTGATGCCCGCCGCAAAACTTTAAAAGCAAATGAGGCTTGGTTTAAGCGTTTGTATAAAATTACGGATAAAGATCGCTTCGCGAATTATTTAAGCACCATCACCAATATTTACGATCCGCACACCGAATACTTTGCTCCAAAGGAAAAAAAGTCGTTTGATGAAACCATGAGCGGACAGTTCGAAGGAATTGGCGCACGTTTACAGCCTAAGGAGGACGGAATCATTAAGGTTTCTGAAATTATTTTTAATAGTCCGAGTTACAAACAGGGTGAATTAAAAGCGGGTGATGAAATTCATAAGGTGGCCCAAGGCGCAGGAGAGCCGGTGGATGTAACAACCATGGACATGGATGAAGCTATTCTTTTAATTAAAGGTAAGAAGGGAACTGAAGTTCGTTTAACGGTAAAGAAACCGGATGGAAGTTTTAAAGTGATTCCAATTATCCGCGATGTTATTCCTATTGAAGAAACCTATGCAAAATCAGTTTTATTAAACAATAGCGGTAAAAAAATGGGTTACGTTTATCTGCCTACTTTCTATACCGATTTCACACGAACCGGCGCTCGTAAATGCGCAACAGATATGCGTAAAGAAATTGAAAAACTAAAAACGCAAGGCATCGAAGGTTTAATTGTGGATTTACGTGATAATGGCGGAGGTTCATTACAGGAAGTTGTGGAAATGGCCGGTTTGTTTATTCCTAAGGGACCTGTTGTGCAGGTGAAAGGTAAAAACAACATGACGAATATTATGGAAGATTACAACAGTGATGTAACCTGGGGCGGACCATTAACTATTATGGTGAATCACAATAGCGCGAGCGCTTCGGAAATTTTAGCGGCGGCCATGCAGGATTATAAACGTGCCGTTATTGTTGGAACACCAACGTTTGGCAAAGGAACTGTTCAATCCTTTTTAAATTTAGATCAGTTTATTTTACCTCAATTTGATACTATTAAGCCAATTGGTGAAGTGAAAATCACGATGCAGAAATTCTATCGTATCAATGGTGGCGCCACACAATTAAAGGGTGTTACACCGGATGTGATTTTACCGGATCCATATGAGTTTATAGAAACAGGTGAGAAGGAAATGGATTACCCGATGGTATGGGATGAAATTGAGCCAGCAAATTATTTAGCCTTTAATAATATTGATATTGCTAAAGTGAAAAAAGCAAGTGAAGAGCGTATTAAAAAGAGCGCTGCATTTAAATTAATTGAAACAGAAGCTAAAGAATTTAAAGATAAACGCGATGATTCAAAATATAATTTAGCGTTGGAGAAGTACAGAGCTGAACAAAAATTATGGCGCGAACAAAACAAAAAGTACGAAGATTTACGTAAAGATATAAAGGACTTCACGGCTGATTTGTTAGAACAGGATAAAACGAAATTAAGTGCCGATACTGCACGTTTAGGACGCGAATCACGTTGGGCAAAGAATGTGGCTAAAGATGTTTACATTCATGAAGCCAGTAACATCTTAAGCGGACTAAAATAA
- a CDS encoding cupin domain-containing protein, giving the protein MEVKHLIETLGLLPHPEGGYYKETYRSSEQSNFPGFEGKRNYCTGIYFLIEKNNFSALHRIKSDEMWHFYGGDPLEVIEITLSGELKITRIGNTILEGEVPQYLVPKYHWFGSRVKKGGKFSFVGCTVAPGFDFNDFEMADRKTLRTEFPQHAAIIEELTR; this is encoded by the coding sequence ATGGAAGTAAAACATCTTATTGAAACGCTGGGATTACTGCCTCATCCAGAAGGAGGCTATTATAAGGAAACTTATCGCAGTTCCGAACAAAGTAATTTTCCGGGATTTGAAGGAAAAAGAAACTATTGCACAGGAATCTACTTTCTGATTGAGAAAAACAATTTTTCGGCATTACACCGCATTAAATCGGATGAGATGTGGCATTTTTATGGCGGTGATCCCTTGGAGGTAATTGAAATCACTTTAAGCGGAGAATTAAAAATAACGCGAATTGGCAACACTATTTTAGAAGGAGAAGTGCCACAATACCTTGTTCCAAAATATCACTGGTTTGGATCAAGAGTAAAAAAAGGAGGAAAGTTCAGTTTCGTAGGCTGCACCGTTGCTCCCGGTTTTGATTTTAATGATTTTGAAATGGCAGATAGAAAAACACTTCGTACTGAATTTCCTCAGCACGCTGCCATCATCGAAGAATTAACGCGCTAA
- a CDS encoding glutamine synthetase III yields MSTRRILAMQDVVKRVPVRIEKSDKPVSQYYGSDVFGLDAMREFLSEEAFESIQQSMNQGTIVDRKMADQVAACMKAWAQSKGVTHFTHWFQPLSGATAEKHDGFFEPIAGGRAIERFSGNALVQQEPDASSFPNGGIRNTFEARGYTAWDPTSPAFIWGQTLCIPTIFISYTGESLDFKTPLLKSLHAIDKAATDVCQYFDKNVTKVVATLGWEQEYFLIDSALYNIRFDLQQTGRTLFGHAPAKGQQLEDHYWGSIPERVSAFMRDFEYESHLLGIPVRTRHNEVAPAQFECAPVFEEANLAVDHNQLLMDVMEKVAIRHNFRVLLHEKPYAGVNGSGKHNNWSLATNTGKNLLSPGKTPKTNLQFLTFFVNTVMAVYEHADLLRASIASANNDHRLGANEAPPAIMSVFLGEQLSKVLDDLEKSVHSGKMSPEQKTALKLNIGKIPDILLDNTDRNRTSPFAFTGNKFEFRAVGSSANCGGPMTVLNAIVAEQLIKFKKEVDTLIDKKVEKDEAIFQVLKKYIIASKKIRFEGNGYGDAWKAEAKKRGLNNIPTTPGALEAMISKKSLDMFESLGILTHREQEARYEINLETYTKKIQIESRIIADMVDNQIIPAALTYQRVLIDNVNGLKNILSGADYKKASDTQIALIKEISERVSIIKKAADDMTEERKKANNLDSAKKQAHAYCDKVKPFFDTIRYNVDKLENIVDDATWPLPKYREMLYLR; encoded by the coding sequence ATGAGCACAAGAAGAATTTTAGCAATGCAGGACGTCGTTAAACGCGTACCTGTAAGAATTGAGAAATCCGACAAACCGGTTTCTCAATATTATGGTTCGGATGTATTTGGATTAGATGCCATGCGCGAATTTCTTTCCGAAGAAGCTTTCGAAAGTATTCAGCAATCCATGAACCAAGGTACTATTGTTGATCGTAAAATGGCCGATCAGGTAGCAGCCTGTATGAAAGCCTGGGCACAAAGCAAAGGCGTTACACATTTCACACACTGGTTCCAACCACTTTCAGGTGCTACTGCTGAAAAACATGATGGTTTCTTTGAACCTATTGCAGGCGGACGTGCCATTGAACGTTTTAGCGGAAATGCTTTAGTGCAACAAGAACCTGATGCGTCTTCTTTCCCTAACGGTGGAATCCGTAACACGTTTGAAGCGCGCGGATATACTGCATGGGATCCTACTTCACCTGCGTTTATCTGGGGACAAACATTATGTATTCCAACCATCTTTATTTCGTATACAGGTGAATCTTTAGATTTTAAAACTCCATTATTAAAATCATTGCATGCAATTGATAAAGCTGCTACCGATGTTTGTCAGTACTTTGACAAAAACGTAACTAAAGTGGTTGCTACATTAGGTTGGGAACAAGAATATTTCCTAATTGATTCGGCACTTTACAATATACGCTTTGATTTACAACAAACCGGACGTACATTATTCGGACATGCACCTGCAAAAGGACAACAATTAGAAGATCATTATTGGGGTTCGATTCCTGAGAGAGTTTCAGCATTCATGCGCGATTTCGAATACGAATCGCATTTATTAGGTATTCCTGTTCGCACACGCCATAATGAAGTAGCGCCTGCTCAATTTGAATGTGCTCCTGTATTCGAAGAAGCAAACTTAGCAGTTGATCACAATCAATTATTAATGGATGTGATGGAGAAGGTTGCTATTCGTCACAACTTCCGTGTATTATTACACGAGAAACCATATGCAGGCGTAAATGGTAGCGGTAAACATAATAACTGGAGTTTAGCGACAAATACAGGAAAGAACTTATTATCGCCCGGTAAAACTCCAAAAACCAATTTACAGTTCTTAACTTTCTTCGTAAATACAGTAATGGCGGTGTACGAACATGCTGATTTATTACGTGCATCCATTGCATCTGCTAATAACGATCATCGTTTAGGAGCGAATGAAGCGCCACCTGCAATTATGAGTGTATTCTTAGGTGAGCAATTATCAAAAGTATTGGATGATTTAGAGAAATCCGTACACAGCGGGAAAATGAGTCCGGAGCAAAAAACAGCTTTAAAATTAAACATCGGAAAAATTCCTGATATTTTATTAGACAATACCGATCGTAACCGTACCTCTCCATTCGCTTTCACCGGCAATAAATTTGAATTCCGCGCTGTTGGTTCTTCAGCCAATTGCGGAGGTCCGATGACCGTATTAAATGCAATTGTTGCCGAGCAATTAATAAAATTCAAAAAAGAAGTAGATACTCTAATTGATAAAAAAGTTGAGAAAGACGAAGCTATTTTCCAGGTATTAAAGAAATACATCATTGCCAGCAAAAAAATCCGTTTTGAAGGGAACGGTTACGGTGATGCATGGAAAGCAGAAGCAAAAAAACGCGGATTAAACAATATCCCTACAACTCCGGGAGCATTGGAAGCTATGATTTCAAAAAAATCACTAGACATGTTTGAGTCATTGGGAATTTTAACTCACCGTGAGCAAGAAGCCCGTTACGAAATCAACTTAGAAACTTACACCAAGAAAATTCAAATTGAGTCGAGAATTATTGCTGACATGGTAGATAATCAAATCATCCCAGCAGCCTTAACCTATCAGCGTGTGTTAATTGATAATGTAAACGGATTGAAAAACATTTTAAGCGGGGCAGATTACAAGAAAGCGAGTGATACACAAATTGCTTTAATTAAGGAAATCAGCGAGCGCGTTTCTATTATCAAAAAGGCGGCGGATGATATGACGGAAGAACGTAAGAAAGCCAACAACTTAGATTCGGCTAAAAAACAAGCCCACGCTTATTGCGATAAAGTAAAACCATTTTTTGATACCATTCGTTACAATGTAGATAAATTAGAAAACATTGTAGACGATGCTACTTGGCCATTGCCAAAATACCGCGAAATGCTTTATTTACGCTAG
- a CDS encoding S8 family peptidase: MKKIFIAIGFLAFSLSYAQEAKRPDNWFNLDPSKDNVNGVSTERTYEELLKGKKSTTIIVGVLDSGVDYLHEDLKDVMWTNPGEIAGNGIDDDKNGYVDDIHGWNFIGGKDGKNVERDNLELTRLYRLYKPKYDGKTEKDLKTKQEKQEYQTYLQLSKDYEGQKAEYQATYNQIKFLKDAFEVMIKELKEQGVEKIDLEAVKKYEPKDSKGKQAKFFATNMLGRASGASMDDVMENINEGFDQFDNLLNYSLNLDFDPRPIVGDDYNNSSERFYGNNDCKGPFSFHGTHVAGIIAASRKNGVGMDGIADNVRIMSVRCVPNGDERDKDVANAIRYAVDNGASIINMSFGKKYSWDKKAVDEAVKYAEKKGVLLIHATGNDGINIDETAHYPCKKFEGSKKEASNFVDVAALNWEKNEKIAAPFSNYGKRTADLFSPGVDIYSTAPEGKYKDASGTSMAAPVVAGVSAVLKSYFPTLTPQQIKKIIVTSSRKEFKDTKVIKPGTKDELVEFEELTKSGGVVNLYEAVKMAQGMVKIKG; the protein is encoded by the coding sequence ATGAAAAAAATATTTATAGCCATAGGATTTTTAGCTTTTTCATTAAGCTATGCACAGGAAGCTAAGCGTCCGGATAATTGGTTTAATCTCGATCCTTCTAAAGATAATGTGAACGGTGTTAGTACAGAGCGCACCTATGAAGAACTACTTAAAGGTAAAAAGTCAACCACTATTATTGTGGGCGTTTTAGATAGCGGTGTAGATTATTTACACGAAGATTTAAAAGATGTGATGTGGACCAATCCCGGCGAAATTGCAGGAAATGGCATTGATGATGATAAAAACGGATACGTGGATGATATTCACGGTTGGAATTTTATTGGAGGTAAAGATGGAAAAAATGTAGAGAGAGATAATTTGGAATTAACTCGTCTATACCGTTTATATAAACCAAAGTATGACGGTAAAACGGAAAAAGATTTAAAGACTAAACAAGAGAAGCAAGAATATCAAACCTACTTGCAGTTAAGCAAAGATTACGAAGGTCAGAAAGCAGAGTACCAAGCCACTTATAATCAAATCAAATTTTTAAAGGATGCTTTTGAAGTAATGATTAAAGAGCTGAAGGAGCAAGGAGTAGAGAAGATTGATTTAGAGGCTGTGAAAAAATACGAGCCAAAAGATTCTAAAGGTAAACAAGCTAAATTTTTTGCGACAAATATGTTAGGTCGCGCTTCCGGTGCCAGCATGGATGATGTGATGGAAAATATTAATGAAGGATTTGATCAGTTTGATAATTTATTAAACTATTCTTTAAATCTTGATTTTGATCCGCGTCCCATTGTTGGTGATGATTACAATAACAGCAGCGAGCGTTTTTATGGGAATAATGATTGTAAAGGTCCGTTTAGTTTTCACGGAACTCACGTAGCCGGTATCATTGCGGCATCACGTAAAAACGGAGTAGGGATGGATGGTATTGCTGATAATGTTCGAATCATGAGTGTTCGTTGTGTGCCTAACGGCGATGAACGCGATAAGGATGTTGCTAATGCAATTCGTTATGCAGTAGATAACGGCGCAAGTATTATTAACATGAGCTTTGGAAAGAAATACAGCTGGGATAAGAAAGCAGTAGATGAAGCTGTGAAATATGCTGAGAAGAAAGGCGTGCTTTTAATTCATGCAACAGGAAATGATGGAATTAATATTGATGAAACAGCGCATTATCCTTGCAAGAAATTTGAAGGCAGTAAAAAAGAAGCAAGTAATTTTGTAGATGTAGCTGCTTTAAACTGGGAGAAGAATGAAAAAATCGCGGCACCATTTAGTAATTACGGTAAACGTACCGCGGATTTGTTTTCACCGGGAGTAGATATTTATTCTACGGCACCGGAAGGAAAATATAAAGATGCAAGCGGAACGAGTATGGCTGCACCGGTTGTTGCCGGCGTTTCTGCTGTATTAAAATCATATTTCCCGACCTTAACACCGCAACAAATCAAAAAAATCATTGTGACTTCAAGCCGTAAAGAATTTAAAGATACCAAGGTGATTAAGCCCGGTACTAAAGATGAATTAGTCGAGTTCGAAGAATTGACAAAGTCTGGTGGTGTGGTAAACTTATACGAAGCCGTTAAAATGGCACAAGGCATGGTAAAGATTAAAGGTTAA
- a CDS encoding gliding motility-associated C-terminal domain-containing protein produces MKRDSLIFIFIFFIAKGIFSQVPLQANAGPDFTACPGTTVVLGTSNVANGGTPPYFYTWSPATGLNSTSVANPTLTPTNSGNYFLMVSDANDTKAYDTVFVFVPNLNQFKAGKDTAYCAGTASNIILGSANNATAISGYSFNWSPSAGLNNASAPNPIANPTTSTVYSLTVSYGPCSSLTGTVDISIIGLNIYTTFHDTTILEGRTISLYAVSPATSYTWSPNYFLQYGNTNKADVSPLVTTTYSVFAINENNGCVGMDTVLVRVTPDDELIFYSAFTPNGDGDNDYFYIGNIFKYPNNVLKVYNRYGQVIFTSAGYKNDWDGSYQGNKVPTGTYFYILESGTDKGNYTGSVTILR; encoded by the coding sequence ATGAAGAGGGATTCTTTAATATTCATATTTATTTTCTTTATAGCTAAAGGTATTTTTTCTCAAGTACCTTTACAGGCCAATGCTGGTCCCGATTTTACAGCTTGTCCAGGTACAACAGTAGTCCTTGGAACGTCTAATGTGGCTAATGGCGGAACTCCACCCTACTTCTATACCTGGAGTCCGGCTACGGGCTTAAATTCCACTTCGGTCGCTAATCCAACACTTACACCTACGAACTCCGGAAATTATTTCTTAATGGTAAGTGATGCGAATGATACAAAAGCCTACGATACTGTTTTTGTTTTTGTTCCTAACCTTAATCAATTTAAAGCAGGAAAAGATACCGCCTATTGCGCAGGAACAGCCTCTAATATCATTCTTGGAAGCGCTAATAATGCCACTGCCATTTCAGGTTATAGTTTTAATTGGAGTCCTTCTGCCGGTTTAAATAATGCGAGTGCTCCAAATCCAATCGCTAATCCAACTACATCAACGGTATATTCTTTAACTGTAAGCTACGGACCTTGCTCCTCTCTTACAGGAACAGTAGACATTTCTATTATCGGCTTAAATATATATACCACTTTTCATGATACAACAATCTTGGAAGGAAGAACCATCTCCCTTTATGCCGTTTCTCCAGCTACATCCTATACATGGTCGCCAAACTATTTTTTGCAATATGGTAATACCAATAAAGCCGACGTGTCGCCTTTAGTCACTACTACCTACAGTGTTTTTGCCATTAACGAAAATAACGGTTGTGTTGGAATGGATACCGTATTAGTGCGTGTTACGCCTGATGATGAATTAATTTTTTACAGCGCATTTACGCCGAACGGTGATGGCGATAACGACTACTTCTATATTGGCAACATATTCAAATATCCTAATAATGTATTGAAGGTATACAATCGTTATGGACAAGTCATCTTTACATCGGCAGGATACAAAAACGACTGGGATGGTTCGTATCAAGGAAATAAAGTTCCAACAGGTACTTACTTTTACATTCTTGAAAGTGGTACTGATAAAGGAAATTACACCGGTTCAGTTACGATTTTAAGGTAA